In Bacteriovorax sp. Seq25_V, the following are encoded in one genomic region:
- a CDS encoding hydroxymethylglutaryl-CoA lyase — protein sequence MTNNNVKIVEVGPRDGLQNEKNLVSLEVKVNFIKKLLAAGIRSLEVTSFVRPDKIPQMSDASELFPLIKEFARDMAVELPCLVPNLIGLNSALGLGVDHIALFSATSNTFNKKNINATVDESFSRLQEVVEYVKSSGKAVKMRGYVSTVFGCPYEGEIDLDHTLKVIEKMRDLGVDEISLGDTIGVANPIQVQTLITALKKNFDLSKIAMHFHDTEGMAVANIYTSFNEGIRIFDSSAAGLGGCPYAKGATGNVATDDVVNLFDKMNVNTGIDASKLHEASSYILENLGKQGGSKFFHAFEGRKS from the coding sequence TAACTTTATAAAAAAACTTCTGGCAGCTGGTATTCGTTCACTTGAGGTGACTAGCTTTGTTCGGCCGGATAAAATTCCACAAATGAGTGACGCTTCAGAACTTTTTCCGTTAATCAAAGAATTTGCAAGGGATATGGCCGTTGAACTTCCTTGTCTCGTTCCTAATCTTATTGGATTAAATTCTGCTCTTGGCCTTGGTGTTGATCATATTGCACTATTTAGTGCGACTTCAAATACGTTTAACAAAAAAAATATTAATGCGACTGTTGATGAATCTTTTAGTCGACTACAAGAAGTCGTTGAATATGTGAAATCCTCGGGAAAAGCCGTTAAAATGAGAGGCTATGTCTCAACTGTCTTTGGCTGTCCTTATGAGGGAGAAATTGATTTAGACCATACCCTTAAAGTTATCGAGAAAATGAGAGACTTGGGTGTTGATGAAATTTCACTTGGAGATACTATCGGGGTGGCCAACCCAATTCAGGTGCAAACACTTATCACGGCGCTTAAAAAGAACTTTGATCTTTCAAAGATTGCAATGCACTTTCATGATACAGAAGGGATGGCCGTTGCAAATATCTATACTAGTTTCAACGAAGGTATAAGAATTTTTGATTCATCAGCTGCTGGTCTTGGGGGTTGTCCTTACGCAAAAGGAGCTACTGGTAATGTTGCAACAGATGACGTTGTAAATCTTTTTGATAAAATGAACGTCAACACAGGTATCGATGCGTCTAAACTTCACGAAGCATCATCTTATATCCTAGAAAATCTAGGAAAGCAGGGAGGATCTAAATTCTTTCATGCCTTTGAAGGAAGAAAGTCATGA
- a CDS encoding enoyl-CoA hydratase-related protein: protein MSDFFSREFKDLKVKLDDGILVIGLDNQKFSNAFSDALISSFVSVLEFANFSPDVRVIILTGEGKNFCAGGDVKAMQNKTGMFAGESYELRERYASGIQRIPLAIEALKKPIIAMVNGAAIGAGCDLAAMCDIRICDENSRFGETFTKLALVPGDGGPYFLARVIGYTKAMEMYLTGDIYSATQAKEMGLVYKVCLSGELLNETMSLARRISKNAPIAIEFTKMAMKRAAKDDLQSHLNFVSLAQGITQRSDDHFKAIDALLTKTEVEFERK, encoded by the coding sequence ATGAGTGATTTTTTCTCTCGAGAATTTAAAGATTTAAAGGTTAAACTTGATGATGGAATTCTAGTCATAGGACTTGATAATCAGAAATTTAGTAATGCATTTTCTGATGCATTAATTTCATCTTTTGTATCAGTATTAGAATTTGCAAATTTCTCTCCTGACGTTAGAGTTATCATTCTTACTGGAGAAGGGAAAAACTTCTGTGCAGGTGGAGATGTCAAGGCAATGCAGAACAAGACCGGGATGTTTGCTGGGGAAAGTTATGAATTGCGTGAACGATATGCATCAGGTATTCAGAGAATCCCTCTTGCTATTGAAGCCCTAAAAAAGCCTATCATTGCAATGGTTAATGGTGCTGCTATCGGTGCTGGTTGTGATCTCGCAGCAATGTGTGATATTAGAATCTGTGATGAAAATTCTCGTTTTGGCGAAACTTTTACTAAACTTGCTCTTGTTCCAGGAGATGGCGGTCCATATTTTCTCGCACGTGTCATTGGGTATACAAAGGCCATGGAGATGTACTTAACAGGTGATATTTATTCTGCAACACAAGCAAAGGAAATGGGTCTTGTTTATAAGGTTTGCTTAAGTGGTGAATTGTTAAATGAAACAATGAGCCTTGCTCGTAGGATTTCGAAAAATGCTCCTATTGCAATTGAGTTTACCAAAATGGCAATGAAACGTGCCGCAAAAGATGATCTACAGTCTCATTTGAACTTTGTTTCTCTTGCACAGGGAATTACTCAACGTAGTGATGATCACTTTAAGGCCATCGATGCTTTACTAACTAAAACAGAGGTTGAATTTGAGAGGAAGTAG
- a CDS encoding ATP-dependent helicase, whose translation MISLSGLNDKQREAAETIEGPVLILAGAGSGKTRTLTYRISHMVDNLHIDPKSILAVSFTNKAAKEMKERVIALLGKRKSKGTTLATFHSLGLRILKEEIDKLGYHKKFSIYDTSDQLAIIREALTLYNAEKTFKKEVILSKIGVLKNAGISADDFSDSNYFNDEDPYDHAINYVYEVYQEKLKFFNAIDFDDILLLTVKLFDKFPDIAEKYSTKYKYIMIDEYQDTNTLQFNLVLHLTKTHNNLCVVGDDDQAIYSFRGADITNILNFEKNFPGAKIVKLEQNYRSISPILELANEVIKENKNRREKTLWSDKKSPNKPLLWSMADTDHESQVVVEDIVNFQSKGGHLSDIAILYRSNTQAMPIEEQLRLSRVPYEMLGGQKFYEKKEVKDLMAYLMVIRNPNDQISLRRILNIPNRGIGMRTLEKYLEVTEDEDISLYQALKDKPDLDPNRRDHIHNFTKLIEEFRHKFNHGTLAQSISALVEEIKYFSFIEKNYDNVKQIERRRNDITMFIESAERFEKYYKEKANLETFVEKLLLQDNQDTNEDEDDDIKKNSVTMMTLHSSKGLEFDTVYLIGMEEELLPHKRVISEGGGTDEERRLCYVGITRAQEKLVMTYCKQRKIYGTDVPRHKSRFIIDLDKKGLFLEQDRQSFGHLGSEEEVQEYKKSFFSNLMGLLDEDERS comes from the coding sequence ATGATTTCTCTTAGTGGTCTTAATGACAAGCAGCGCGAAGCAGCAGAAACAATTGAAGGTCCAGTACTGATTCTGGCCGGTGCAGGCAGTGGTAAAACTCGTACCCTGACATACCGAATTTCTCATATGGTCGATAATCTTCATATCGATCCGAAGTCTATTCTTGCTGTTAGTTTCACCAATAAGGCCGCAAAAGAAATGAAGGAAAGGGTTATCGCCCTCCTAGGAAAGAGAAAGTCTAAAGGTACAACCCTCGCAACATTTCACTCATTGGGGCTTCGTATCTTAAAAGAGGAAATTGATAAACTTGGTTATCATAAGAAATTTTCAATCTACGATACTTCGGATCAGCTTGCCATTATTAGAGAAGCTCTCACTCTCTACAATGCAGAGAAAACTTTCAAAAAAGAAGTTATTCTCTCAAAAATTGGTGTCTTAAAAAATGCTGGCATCAGTGCCGATGACTTTAGCGACTCAAATTACTTTAATGATGAAGATCCATACGATCACGCTATTAACTATGTTTATGAAGTTTATCAAGAAAAGTTGAAATTCTTTAATGCTATCGATTTTGACGATATCTTACTTCTCACTGTGAAGCTATTTGATAAGTTTCCTGATATCGCAGAAAAATATTCAACGAAGTACAAATATATTATGATTGATGAGTATCAAGATACCAATACTCTGCAGTTTAATCTCGTTTTACACTTAACAAAAACACATAATAATCTCTGTGTTGTAGGTGATGATGACCAAGCGATATATTCTTTTAGAGGCGCTGATATTACAAATATTTTAAACTTCGAAAAGAATTTTCCTGGCGCAAAAATTGTCAAGCTTGAACAAAACTATCGTTCAATCTCGCCAATTCTCGAACTTGCTAACGAAGTAATTAAAGAAAATAAGAATAGAAGAGAGAAAACTCTTTGGTCAGATAAGAAGTCTCCTAACAAACCACTACTATGGTCTATGGCCGATACTGATCATGAATCACAAGTAGTCGTTGAAGATATCGTAAATTTCCAAAGTAAAGGTGGTCACTTAAGTGATATCGCGATTCTTTATCGCTCTAATACGCAGGCCATGCCAATTGAAGAACAACTTAGACTTTCGCGTGTTCCGTATGAAATGCTGGGTGGCCAAAAATTCTATGAAAAGAAAGAAGTTAAGGATCTCATGGCCTATCTCATGGTTATTAGAAATCCAAATGATCAAATTTCGCTGCGTAGAATTTTAAATATTCCTAACCGTGGAATTGGAATGCGTACACTTGAAAAATATCTTGAAGTCACAGAAGATGAGGATATAAGTCTTTATCAGGCACTGAAAGATAAGCCTGATCTAGACCCGAACAGACGGGATCATATACACAACTTCACTAAGCTAATTGAAGAATTTAGACATAAGTTCAATCATGGAACACTTGCTCAATCTATTTCTGCTCTCGTTGAGGAAATAAAGTATTTTTCTTTCATCGAAAAGAATTATGACAATGTAAAACAGATTGAAAGACGTCGCAATGATATTACGATGTTTATCGAGTCTGCAGAACGTTTTGAAAAATACTATAAAGAAAAAGCAAATCTTGAAACATTTGTTGAAAAGCTTCTCTTGCAAGACAATCAAGACACCAACGAAGACGAAGATGATGACATCAAGAAGAACTCTGTTACCATGATGACTCTACACTCTTCAAAGGGCCTTGAGTTTGACACTGTTTACCTTATAGGCATGGAAGAAGAGCTTCTTCCTCATAAAAGAGTTATTAGCGAAGGTGGCGGAACCGACGAAGAAAGAAGACTTTGCTATGTAGGAATTACTCGCGCCCAAGAAAAACTTGTCATGACATACTGTAAGCAGAGAAAGATCTATGGAACAGATGTTCCTAGGCATAAGAGTCGTTTTATTATTGATCTTGATAAGAAGGGGCTATTTCTCGAACAGGACAGACAAAGTTTTGGACATCTAGGAAGTGAAGAAGAAGTTCAAGAGTATAAGAAGAGTTTCTTCTCGAATCTTATGGGTCTTTTAGATGAAGATGAACGCAGTTAA